The Flammeovirga yaeyamensis genome segment ACCCGAATTACATGATTTAGAAATTGAAAGAAAGAAGTTATTACCTTTTCAAATAGGAGTACTAATCTTCGGAGGGATAGGAATACTTTTTATGTTAATGGTGTTTGCTGTTAATTTTATTGATATACCACCATCAATTAAGCAATACTTTAAAGATCCTACATATCTTTTTTATACCATTTTTATCAGCTATGCTGTTTCAGGAATTCTTAAGTTTATATTAAAATTTAAAATAAAAAGTTATCGTACTTCATATAAATCGAAAATAGTTAAATCAGTTACTCATCTTATAGATGATACTTGGACTTACTCGGCTGAAGGAATGATTTCAAGTGTTCAATACAAAAAAAGTGGACTTTTTAAAGAAGTAGTAGACTCATACAGAGGTGATGACTTGATTATTGGACAAATCGAAGATACTGACTTTAAATGTTCTGAATTACATACAGAATATAAAGAAGTTAGAGGTACAGGGAAAGATAGAAAAACTAGATGGTATACAATATTTAAAGGTTTATTTTTTCATGCTGATTTTAATAAACATTTTTCGGGCAAGACATATGTAAGAAGTGTTCGATTTTCAAGAAACCTTGTAAACTCTTTAGATTTACCAAAAGTAGAACTAGAGAATCCAGATTTTTCAAAAAGGTTTTTAGTGACTTCTTCAGATCAGGTGGAGGCAAGATATATACTGACACCTACAATTATGGAGGCATTCATAAATTTATTCAATTATTATCATAAGCCAATCGATTTTTCTTTTGTGGACTCTAGAGTACACTGTGCAATTTCGTTCGAAGAAGATCTTTTTGAACCTCCAATTTATAAATCAGTTTACGACTTTGAGGCTGTAAATAAGATCTATACACTCTTACACTTCAATCAAGTAATTATTAGAGAATTAAATCTGAATACTAGAATTTGGACCAAAGGAAGTAGAATTGTTCAATAGTACTTTTTGCATAAATAAATTCAGAAGAATACACTTAAGTTCGATGTGATAATTTCATATATCATATCGAACTTTTTTTATTTAATAATCAGTCACAAACTAATACTAATCTTCTATCTTGATTATTGATTGATTGACTAAATCTTTTAATGAAAGCATAATTAATTTACCCCTCATGAATTGAAATTTTTCTCCCTTTATTTATTAATTGATTTTTATTTAATCAATTGTTATTCATTAGTTTAAATGTTGTTTTGTTGTCGAGTAGTTTAAAATATTTTTTTTTTATATCAATTCAAAAACTATCCATTGTATAATTTTTGAATACCTCAATTACTACCAATCCTTCCAGAATTTACTCACCTTCGTATCATATCAACTACTTGATGCACCCCGATAGTAGACTTTCTACATCTAGTTTCGGAAACATCAAAACTGAAGTCAATAATAATAAAGTATGAAAAATAAATTCAATCAACTGCTCTTATTTTTTCTTGTATTTGGGTATGGCTTAAATGCGCAAACATGGAAAGATCCGAATGCGGATATAGACGATCGTGTGGACGACTTATTATCAAAAATGACGTTGGAAGAAAAGATCAATTATTGTGGATCTAGGATTCCGGGGATAGATCGATTAGACGTTCCTTATTTTGAATGGTATGGTGAAGCATTGCACGGTATTATTGCATGGAATTGTACTCAGTTTCCTCAGAACATTGCTATGGGAAGTACTTGGAATCCCGACTTAATGTTTGATGTTGCCACAGCTATCTCCAACGAAGCAAGGGCACTAAAGAATAAAGGTGAAAAAGAGGTGATGATGTTCTCGCCTACTGTAAATATGGCTCGCGATCCTAGATGGGGACGAAATGGTGAATGCTATAGTGAAGATCCTTTTTTGATGTCGGAAATGGCAAGAATGTATGTAAGAGGTATGCAAGGCAACGACCCGAAATATGTCAAGACAGTAACGACTGTAAAACACTATGTAGCCAATAATGTCGATAAATACAGAGAGAAGATTTTCTCTAATATTAATAAGAAAGATTTATACGAATATTATTTCCCTGCTTACAAAACATGTATTGTAGATGAGGAAGCAACAGGAATTATGACAGCTTTAAATGGCTTGAATGGAATTCCATGTTCTGCTCATAACTGGGCTGTAAACGATGTTTTGCGTAAAGAGTGGGGCTTTGAAGGATATGTTATAGCCGATTGGACTGCTGTTGAAGGTTTGGAAACAAGAATGCATTACGCCAAAAGTCAACCGGAAGCAGTTGCGATGGCAATCAAGGCGGGTGTCGATCAAGAATGTTATCGAAATAACAAAAAACAGGCGCCGATGGTCTATGCTTTAAAACCTGCTATCGACCAAGGTTTATTGACAGAAGAAGAACTCAATGTATCTGTTAGAAGGTTATTGAAACTTCGTTTTAGAACAGGAGATTTTGATGATCCTTCTCTAAATCCTTATTCTAAAATACCAGAAGAGGTGTTAGAATGTGATACACACAAAGCTTTAGCACTAAAAGCTGCGGAAGAAGCTATCGTACTTTTAAAGAATGATGATATTCTACCATTATCAAATAAAGAGAAAAGCTTAGCAGTTATAGGGCCATTTGCCAACCGTTGTTGGATGGGAATTTATTCAGGTTTCCCAAAAAGTAAAGTGAGTCCATCAGATGGTTTACGAAAAGCCACATCGGCAGAGATAAATTTTGCAGAAGGTTGTGGAGTAACTGCAAAAGAAGACGACGATCAGAAAATTGCAGAGGCGGTAGAAATGGCCAAAAAGTCAGAGAAAGTAATTTTGGTGGTCGGGAACGATGAAACTACCTCTACTGAAAATGTGGATAGAGCATCATTAAAATTACCCGGAAATCAACATAAATTAATTCAAGCAGTTCAGGCGGTCAACAAGAATGTGATATTGGTTTTGGTACCAAGTGGCCCTACAGCGATTGCTTGGGAACAAGAGCATATCCCTGGAATTATTTGTACATGGCCGAATGGTCAGGAACAAGGTACAGCCTTAGCGAATGTATTGTTCGGAAAGGTAAATCCAGGAGGAAAACTAAATTCAACTTGGTATTCTTCGGATGATGAGTTACCCGATTTCCACGACTACAATATTCAGACAGGAAGAACTTATATGTATTATGATGGAACACCTTTATATCCGTTTGGCTTCGGCTTAAGCTATACATCATTTGATATTCAGAAGATGAAAGTGAATGCAAAAAAAGTCAACCCTCAACAAGATGTAGTGGTGACTGCCAACGTGTTGAATATAGGAGATATGGATGGAGATGAAGTGGTACAATTGTATATCAAATCGTTGAACCCGACGCAACAGTCGCCCAAAAAAGCTTTAAAGGGATTCAAGAAAGTGCGTGTAGCTAATGGACAGAAAACAAGTATCCAACTTCAAGTACCTTATGAAGCATTTGCTCATTACGATAGTGTAGACAATCAGTTTATAGTAGATGAAGGAGCTTATGAAATCCTTTTAGGAAATTCGAGTGAGAATATTTTAGCTCGTCAGACAGTAAAGGTAAAAGCAGGAACAATTCCATCTATCAAGGTAGGAGAAAAGAGTGGCTATTTTGATGCAAACGACAAGAACCGATCAAGAAATTGGGACTATTTATATCAGAATGAAACAGGTTTTGCAACATCAAAAGACGAGGATAATGATCAGTACCAATGGGTAGAATATGAAATCACATTTGTTGATCCTGGCTTTTATGTAAATACTTGGGAAGCTGAATTAAACTTCGTATCGGCAAGTAAAAATGCAGTGGTTACAACTTCTATGGAAGGAGCTCAAATTGGAGAGTATACCATTAAAGGAAATAAGTTACCGATACGTATTCCTATTCCACCAGAATATGGAAAGCCGGTACGAATAAAAATAAAAACATTAAAAGGGGAAGTAGAACATAAATCTATAAAGATTATTCCTCCGGGTAACAAACAAGCTTATACAATCGAAAACGTAGTTATACATACTCAGACTAAAATCAATTAACCCACTCGATGCTTATTATGTATGGTATTACATACATCGGGATTTAATATTCATTTCCACTGCATTTATGTGATAGTAGATGCGGTAGGTACACAGTCCATTACTTTTGTTTTGGACTGTGTTTTTTTGTGCTCTGTTCGTTGTGTTAAGCGTCAGGGTCACTACGAACTTTATTTTGTTTAAGTCTGCGACTTATAACATTTCTATGTCGCAATAATGAAAGTAAATGTATTGGATCGTCGTAAATATTATTTTGGTGATAAGCCACAGATTTATTTGATGTGGTAGTTTTTAGTGAAGACTATCTAAGCTTAAGAATAGAATTAGCTGTTAGTAGTAATTGCGTTATTATGAATTTAACCTCGTTAAAATCTGTTACTTATCATTTTGATAACTTTTATTATAAAAATGTCAATTTTTATAAAAGTATATTGAATTATTTACTACTTGTAAAGTAAACTAAAGCACAACTAAAACTATATTTAAAATGCAAACATTAAAACTTCAATTAATTACTTTTTTAGTAATGATTTCATCTTTGGCTTTTGGTCAGTCTTATTTGGATGTGGTAATGACAATGAAAGATGGCTCAACTCTGAATTGCCAAGCGAAAACAAGAAACTATATTGTTGTCGACGAAGGGAAATCAACTTTAAAATGTAAAGTTGATGGAGCTAAGAAGAAAATTGAAAAGTCTGAAATTAAAGAAATCATGTTGGGCCATAGTACCAAGTACACTGTAAAAGAGTATCATGGAAATCATTACATTGGTCAAATAGTTTCTTCTGGAGCCTTAACTATTTTCAAAGTGTATAACCATGGACATCACTCTGGAATAGGATTTAGTTTTGGGACTTCTGGTATGGGGTTCGGTTCCACAGGTTCAGCTGTTAAATATACCGTCCCATTTTATTTAGAAATTCGTAAAGGAAAGTGTTATTCAAGATCCTATAAAGAATATCAAAATGAAATGACAACAAAATGTCCAGAGATAAAAGAGTACTTTTCTAAAAAGATTAAAAAGGCAGATGATTTTGAAAGGGTGGTTGAAAAATATAATAAGTTAATGCGTAACCGAAGTGTACAATAAAGTGATACTTTATTGAATTTACATTTCTACATAAGTCTTTGACTAAAAAAACTGTTCTTAGTGTTTAAGTATTAGTACACTAAGAACAGTTTTTGTCTATATCATCCTATCCAAACTATTCTAGAATAAGCTTTACAGCTTCAGTATTTATTCCATTGGATACTTTTAAGATAAACATACCAGATTGAAGGGGCGGTAATGTAAACGTACCTATATCACTTCCACTTGGTTGTTCAACAATTATATCGTGAGATAATAATACACCATTGGTATTGTATAAGACGCCCACTACAGGATAGGTTTCGTTCGCATTTTGAACTTCCACTTTCAGTTGTTGGTCATTCGTGATTTTAGTAGGATATACGGTAACACTAAAATCAGTATTATTTCCATTAAAAGAAACTATGCCAAAATATTCTACAGCTCCATCAAGATCATATTGTGCTAAGCGATAATACAAACCCGATTCTATAGCATCTAAATATTGATATTTGAGAGTCACGTTAGAATTTCCAGCAGCTTGAATAGTAGAAATCTTTTCCCAATTCATTCTATCTGATGATACCTCCACATCAAAGTGAGAAGAATTTAATTCTGATGCTGTTTCCCAAAGAAGTAAATGTCCATTGACTGTTTTTTGTCCTTTGAAATAAACTAACTCGACCGGTAGGTCTAAATCATCACAAAAATTAATTTGTCCATGGGATACACATTCAGTACATGTACCCGCATTAATATTACCACAACCAGTAATACTATTGTTTTCTGAGCCATCACATTTATAATTGAAGTCGCCTCCAATATTGATCTCTCCACAACTTTCAGTACCATCACAGGTATTAATTTCAAATTGTCCTTTAATTGATAAATCGCTATCAATTGTAAGTTTTCCACACACCATTATGTATATCTTTCCTCCATTTTCAGATTCAAAAAATGAATTTATTTCTAAATGTCCGGCTTCTCTTACATAGATATTAATACCTGAATTTTTGAGGACCAATTGTTTTTGAATAAAGACATAACCACTGATATCTAATTCATCATTCCCACCTGTTCCTTGAGAGAGATTTAATTCATCTCTAATAATCAAGGAGGAGTTTTCTTCCGTGGTGATTTTTAAATGAATATTGTTGGTAGTCAGTTTCAAATTGGCTTTGCCTGATTTCCCTAAATAAAGAGTTGCATCATATTTTTTGAAATCAACTTCAAGAAGAGAAGATATTTGATTTAAATCGAAATTAATATTCAATTTGCTACCAAATTTTGCCTCGCCTGAACTGCTTAAAACGATGATATCATTTCCTTCAGGAAAAGTTCTAGTAGTAGTATTGGTGGCTTTTTGCCATCTTAATGAATTACCATTTTCTCCTTTCCATTCTTCTACTGAATTGAAAGCATTGTTTCCTAGTAAGTAAAATTTTTCTTGTGCTATACATAAATTAGTAAAAAGTATTAGCAGAAACGTACCTAGGAAATGTCTAGTAAGTATTCTGTTCATCAAAGTTTGTTTGTTATTAGATTTAATTATTCGTCATAAACTGGTAAAAAACACTTAACGAAATTAATGCCATTGATTCGTACATTTTTTCGCTTTTTGTTAATGAAGTGTAATGCTATAGGTTTTGTGAATTAATTGTAAGTCAGTTAATAACGAGAGAGATACGCTAGAGGCTTGTACAATGTTATGGTACTTAGTGATAACAAACGGTTGAACAGAATTAGTAGTACTATTTTCGTTAGCTATCAAAATATAAGGACAGCTTTTTTTCTAATTGATGCACATCTTCATATTCAAAAATATAATCGGCACAGCCTGCCGAAGTAGTGGAGTAATCCGAATTCTTCTTTCTCAAATAAATAATTGGAAGATTACTCTTAAAAGCATAACCAACTTCTATACCTACACCAATCGCTTTGCTTGTTAATTCTGCGATAAATAAATCACATTCATCAATTTCTTGAAAGGCGGTTTGCATCATTTCCTTTTCTTGATGAGGTTCGAACAAGTATTTATCAACAAAAACAATCAATTCGTATTGATGCTGTAATAAAACCTCTTTTATAACTTCTACTTCTTTATTAAAAGCTTTTCTATTCTTAAAACTTATTCCTAAATAGGCCTTTTTCATTTTTCTTCTCTTTGATAATCATTAGTCAAACATCATATGACATTTTTTATATTTTTTACCACTGCCACATGGGCAGGGATCGTTGCGCCCAATTTCTTTTTCTTTGGTTATAGAACTCAGATAACTTCGTTCCTGATCTACCATTTTCTGATTGAATATTTTTTCTAAAGCTAGATATAGATCTGGATGCTTCTTTTTTAATAGCTGAGGTCGTTCGAAGAAATACTCAGAAGCGACTGTAATAAACTCTTGATCCTTTGTTCCTCCATATTCATCCAAGTCTGATTCATTTTGGTGGATCTTTTCGATTTCGGCCTTCATCAAATTGATCCATGGAAGCGTATAACATTTTGACATGAAAACCTCTGGAATTCCATCCGTATTGCCATCTGCCATATCAATTAAATGAACAAACTCATGAATGCCTACGTTCTTTTTGTCATTATCATTTCGGAATCCTTCTCTTAAAGCACCTTTTGATAACAGCATTTTATTGGTCAGTTTGCCAGTTCCCACCATACCTAATACATGTCCATCATTAAAGTGATGTCCGAACTCAGTTTCGTTTAAATCAGAATTGAATATCAAAACTTCTTTAAGGTTTGGATATTCCCAATCGGGGTAACCAAAGATAGGAATAATAGCACTGCTAGCTACTAAAAGTTTATCAAGATCTTCGATATCCGTTTTTACTCCTTTAATTTTCACGAAAGCTAAAAAACGTAAGAGTCTCTGCTCAAATTCGTCTTTTTTTTCCTCAGAAATTTCGTTGTAAAAAGTCACATTTTCACGTAAAATAGTTCGCCACTCTTCTTTAAATACTCTTCGTTTAAATAGGTTCTTTTGTCTACTTTTTTTCTTTTTGGTATTGAAGATAATTACCCAAGTCACTAGGACAATTAGTCCTAAAAAGACAATAAATGATATTAGGGAAGTATTCATACTTTATATGTTTGCTCGATTTTAGTTCATTGGAAATAACGAAAAATTATGAATTAAAAACAATAATCTATTCTAGTAAGATAAACTATTATGAAACATTTATTTTTGGCACTCTATTTGACTCCTAACATCAATAACACCTACGGGTTGATAATTTACTAAATACTAATATTAAGCACATTTACTATTGTTGTTCAATAGTTTAAATGATGCACAAACGCACGACATATGAATATTTTCAACTTCCTTAAATCAACAGCGTTAAAGACGTTTGCATTCCTACTTTTAATCAGTATTCTAAGTAGTTGTAAAACATCCATTTTCATGTCCGATTATGGTAATCACACAGATTATAATAAAAGAAAGAACACAAAGTGGCTTCCTAAAAAAGCAAGACTTTCACATACAAATTCAAAGTAGGTTTGAACGATGTATGATTCGAAGCTGTCTCTACAAAGGGACAGCTTTTTTTATATGTATATTTAATATCGTTGAATTATAGAAAGTAATTTTTATTCTTACCTTGCACACTGTTTTTGATGATCATCAATTTATGAAGTTAGAAGACCTAAAATTTATAGACTTATTTGCTGGAATAGGAGGATTCCATCAAGCGTTAAGCAGCTTTGGTGCGGAGTGTGTATTCGCTTCCGAATGGGACGAACATGCAGCTAAAACCTATTCGGTGAATTATGGACTTCAACCTAAAGGTGATATTACACAAATAGCAGAGGAGGAGATTCCGAGACACGATATACTATGTGCGGGCTTCCCTTGCCAAGCGTTTTCTATTTCCGGGAAACAAAAAGGTTTTGAAGATGCAAGAGGAACCTTATTTTTTGATATCGCCCGAATTGTCAATCACCATCAACCTAAATTACTTTTGCTGGAGAATGTAAGAAATTTTCAGCGACATGATGGAGGAAATACTTTGAGAGTAGTCGTTCAAACTTTGGATGAGTTAGGGTATAGCGTAGACTATAAAGTACTCAATGCTTCTCATTACGGTTTACCTCAAAATAGAGAAAGAATTTATTTTGTGTGTTTACGAAAAGACTTAATGAAGGAGTCTTTTTCATTTCCTTCCCCTCAAAAAGAGGCAATAAAACTAGAAGACTTTTTAGAAAAGAAGTCGAAAGTTAAAATTGTCGACCGACCTGATATAGAAATCTATAAAGATTACAACCCTTTAAAAGATTCCCACGGGAATGTGATATTACCTAATAAGCCCATCCAAATCGGAAGAGTAAATAAAGGCGGGCAGGGCGAACGTATATACGATATCAGAGGTCATGCCATAACTTTATCCGCTTATGGTGGAGGTGTTGGTTCCCGTACAGGTTTGTATCAAGTAGGACAAGACATACGAAAACTATCGCCAAGAGAGTGTGCAAGAATTCAGGGGTTTCCAGATAGTTTTAAAATTGTTTCAAAGATGACTCAAGCGTATAAACAGTTCGGGAATAGCGTTGCTGTAAATGTATTAAAAGCGATTCTTCATCAAATTGAAAAATAA includes the following:
- a CDS encoding zinc-dependent peptidase, with protein sequence MNTSLISFIVFLGLIVLVTWVIIFNTKKKKSRQKNLFKRRVFKEEWRTILRENVTFYNEISEEKKDEFEQRLLRFLAFVKIKGVKTDIEDLDKLLVASSAIIPIFGYPDWEYPNLKEVLIFNSDLNETEFGHHFNDGHVLGMVGTGKLTNKMLLSKGALREGFRNDNDKKNVGIHEFVHLIDMADGNTDGIPEVFMSKCYTLPWINLMKAEIEKIHQNESDLDEYGGTKDQEFITVASEYFFERPQLLKKKHPDLYLALEKIFNQKMVDQERSYLSSITKEKEIGRNDPCPCGSGKKYKKCHMMFD
- a CDS encoding glycoside hydrolase family 3 C-terminal domain-containing protein, giving the protein MKNKFNQLLLFFLVFGYGLNAQTWKDPNADIDDRVDDLLSKMTLEEKINYCGSRIPGIDRLDVPYFEWYGEALHGIIAWNCTQFPQNIAMGSTWNPDLMFDVATAISNEARALKNKGEKEVMMFSPTVNMARDPRWGRNGECYSEDPFLMSEMARMYVRGMQGNDPKYVKTVTTVKHYVANNVDKYREKIFSNINKKDLYEYYFPAYKTCIVDEEATGIMTALNGLNGIPCSAHNWAVNDVLRKEWGFEGYVIADWTAVEGLETRMHYAKSQPEAVAMAIKAGVDQECYRNNKKQAPMVYALKPAIDQGLLTEEELNVSVRRLLKLRFRTGDFDDPSLNPYSKIPEEVLECDTHKALALKAAEEAIVLLKNDDILPLSNKEKSLAVIGPFANRCWMGIYSGFPKSKVSPSDGLRKATSAEINFAEGCGVTAKEDDDQKIAEAVEMAKKSEKVILVVGNDETTSTENVDRASLKLPGNQHKLIQAVQAVNKNVILVLVPSGPTAIAWEQEHIPGIICTWPNGQEQGTALANVLFGKVNPGGKLNSTWYSSDDELPDFHDYNIQTGRTYMYYDGTPLYPFGFGLSYTSFDIQKMKVNAKKVNPQQDVVVTANVLNIGDMDGDEVVQLYIKSLNPTQQSPKKALKGFKKVRVANGQKTSIQLQVPYEAFAHYDSVDNQFIVDEGAYEILLGNSSENILARQTVKVKAGTIPSIKVGEKSGYFDANDKNRSRNWDYLYQNETGFATSKDEDNDQYQWVEYEITFVDPGFYVNTWEAELNFVSASKNAVVTTSMEGAQIGEYTIKGNKLPIRIPIPPEYGKPVRIKIKTLKGEVEHKSIKIIPPGNKQAYTIENVVIHTQTKIN
- a CDS encoding DNA cytosine methyltransferase, translating into MKLEDLKFIDLFAGIGGFHQALSSFGAECVFASEWDEHAAKTYSVNYGLQPKGDITQIAEEEIPRHDILCAGFPCQAFSISGKQKGFEDARGTLFFDIARIVNHHQPKLLLLENVRNFQRHDGGNTLRVVVQTLDELGYSVDYKVLNASHYGLPQNRERIYFVCLRKDLMKESFSFPSPQKEAIKLEDFLEKKSKVKIVDRPDIEIYKDYNPLKDSHGNVILPNKPIQIGRVNKGGQGERIYDIRGHAITLSAYGGGVGSRTGLYQVGQDIRKLSPRECARIQGFPDSFKIVSKMTQAYKQFGNSVAVNVLKAILHQIEK
- a CDS encoding nucleoside 2-deoxyribosyltransferase, which produces MKKAYLGISFKNRKAFNKEVEVIKEVLLQHQYELIVFVDKYLFEPHQEKEMMQTAFQEIDECDLFIAELTSKAIGVGIEVGYAFKSNLPIIYLRKKNSDYSTTSAGCADYIFEYEDVHQLEKKLSLYFDS
- a CDS encoding DUF3137 domain-containing protein, yielding MITQGELKRFYEEKLKPELHDLEIERKKLLPFQIGVLIFGGIGILFMLMVFAVNFIDIPPSIKQYFKDPTYLFYTIFISYAVSGILKFILKFKIKSYRTSYKSKIVKSVTHLIDDTWTYSAEGMISSVQYKKSGLFKEVVDSYRGDDLIIGQIEDTDFKCSELHTEYKEVRGTGKDRKTRWYTIFKGLFFHADFNKHFSGKTYVRSVRFSRNLVNSLDLPKVELENPDFSKRFLVTSSDQVEARYILTPTIMEAFINLFNYYHKPIDFSFVDSRVHCAISFEEDLFEPPIYKSVYDFEAVNKIYTLLHFNQVIIRELNLNTRIWTKGSRIVQ